In Danaus plexippus chromosome 17, MEX_DaPlex, whole genome shotgun sequence, one DNA window encodes the following:
- the LOC116771514 gene encoding collagenase-like yields the protein MKLLLTVVCLAVAVSAYEPINIDYHNTVGVYEAARIKQAEESTDFDGSRIVGGNFAILGQLPYQAGLLIRLQDGRQSVCGASLISNSRLVTAAHCWTSFGVDAREVLVVLGSITLYSGGTRILTNNVRPHERFNPFTLQNDIAIIYINPVSYSNNIRNIEIASGNDQYVGSWATAAGFGRYTDTSGASSTLRYARLQVISNDACKRTYGNIILSSFLCVSTRYGESTCAGDSGGPLVINNTLIGVTCFGHSAGCSRGHPAGFQRVTSFYDWIVSNM from the exons ATGAAGCTCCTCCTGACTGTCGTCTGTCTAGCCGTGGCTGTTTCGGCCTACGAGCCCATCAACATTGATTACCACAACACAGTAGGTGTTTATGAAGCTGCTCGTATCAAACAAGCTGAAGAATCCACTGACTTCGACGGCAGCAGAATCGTGGGAGGAAACTTCGCTATTCTTGGTCAATTACCATACCAA GCTGGGCTCCTTATCAGACTTCAAGACGGTAGACAATCAGTTTGCGGTGCTTCCCTTATTAGTAACTCCAGATTGGTGACAGCTGCTCACTGCTGGACGTCATTTGGTGTTGATGCTCGTGAAGTCCTTGTAGTTCTTGGCTCTATCACTCTTTACTCTGGCGGTACTCGTATCCTCACCAACAATGTCCGCCCGCACGAAAGATTCAACCCGTTTACTCTCCAAAATGACATTGCCATCATCTACATAAACCCTGTTAGCTATTCAA ATAACATTAGGAACATTGAGATTGCAAGTGGAAACGATCAATATGTTGGATCATGGGCTACTGCTGCAGGATTCGGTCGATACACAGACA CTTCTGGGGCTTCTTCAACTCTGAGGTATGCTAGGTTGCAAGTTATCAGCAATGACGCATGCAAACGTACTTACGGAAACATTATCTTGTCTTCTTTCCTCTGCGTGTCCACTCGGTATGGAGAAAGTACTTGCGCTGGAGACTCTGGTGGTCCCCTCGTTATTAATAACACACTG ATTGGTGTCACATGTTTTGGTCATAGCGCTGGATGCAGTCGTGGTCACCCTGCTGGTTTCCAGAGAGTTACTTCATTCTACGACTGGATCGTATCTAACATGTAA
- the LOC116771515 gene encoding collagenase-like: MFSHNALQSVNMKLLLTVVCLAVAVSAYEPINIDYHNTVGVYEAARIKQAEESTDFDGSRIVGGNFAILGQLPYQAGLLIRLQDGRQSVCGASLISNSRLVTAAHCWTSFGVDAREVLVVLGSITLYSGGTRILTNNVRPHERFNPFTLQNDIAIIYINPVSYSNNIRNIEIASGNDQYVGSWATAAGFGRYTDTSGVSSTLRYVSLQVISNQECRRTYGSYILSSFLCVATPRGRGTCGGDSGGPLILNNTLIGVTCFRHVAGCTGRPAGFMRVTSFHDWIVSNM, encoded by the exons ATGTTTAGCCACAATGCCCTACAATCTGTCAACATGAAGCTCCTCCTGACTGTCGTCTGTCTAGCCGTGGCTGTTTCGGCCTACGAGCCCATCAACATTGATTACCACAACACAGTAGGTGTTTATGAAGCTGCTCGTATCAAACAAGCTGAAGAATCCACTGACTTCGACGGCAGCAGAATCGTGGGAGGAAACTTCGCTATTCTTGGTCAATTACCATACCAA GCTGGGCTCCTTATCAGACTTCAAGACGGTAGACAATCAGTTTGCGGTGCTTCCCTTATTAGTAACTCCAGATTGGTGACAGCTGCTCACTGCTGGACGTCATTTGGTGTTGATGCTCGTGAAGTCCTTGTAGTTCTTGGCTCTATCACTCTTTACTCTGGCGGTACTCGTATCCTCACCAACAATGTCCGCCCGCACGAAAGATTCAACCCGTTTACTCTCCAAAATGACATTGCCATCATCTACATAAACCCTGTTAGCTATTCAA ATAACATTAGGAACATTGAGATTGCAAGTGGAAACGATCAATATGTTGGATCATGGGCTACTGCTGCAGGATTCGGTCGATACACAGACA CTTCTGGGGTTTCTTCAACTCTGAGGTACGTTAGTTTGCAAGTTATCAGCAATCAAGAATGCAGACGTACTTACGGAAGCTATATCTTATCTTCTTTCCTCTGCGTGGCTACTCCGAGGGGACGCGGTACCTGCGGTGGAGACTCTGGTGGTCCCCTCATTCTTAATAACACACTG ATTGGAGTCACATGTTTTCGCCACGTCGCTGGATGCACTGGTCGTCCTGCTGGTTTCATGAGAGTGACTTCATTCCACGATTGGATCGTATCTAACATGTAA